One segment of Cololabis saira isolate AMF1-May2022 chromosome 9, fColSai1.1, whole genome shotgun sequence DNA contains the following:
- the lhx2b gene encoding LIM/homeobox protein Lhx2b isoform X1, whose product MDILACRSEENSYNILPSAATMLFHGLPGGDVHGVVEEMDRRGKGESAAISSAIDMGESETSLPCGGERSALCAGCGRRIADRYYLLAVDKQWHMRCLKCCECKLNLESELTCFSKDGSIYCKEDYYRRFSVQRCARCHLGISASEMVMRARDMVYHLSCFTCTTCSKMLTTGDHFGMKDSLVYCRLHFETLIQGEYQTHFNHADVVSSHKGLGPNNALGLSYFNGVGTVQKGRPRKRKSPGPGAELAAYNAALSCNENDGESMERDSQYSSSQKTKRMRTSFKHHQLRTMKSYFAINHNPDAKDLKQLAQKTGLTKRVLQVWFQNARAKFRRNLLRQESSGVDKTSDGSTLQGGTPSGPASEISNASMSPSSTPTTLTDLTNPTMPTVTSVLTSVPGSMDVHECRSPSQTTLTSLF is encoded by the exons CTGCGACGATGCTTTTCCATGGCCTCCCTGGAGGCGACGTGCACGGTGTGGTGGAGGAAATGGACCGGAGAGGAAAGGGCGAGTCAGCGGCCATCAGTTCAGCCATCGATATGGGAGAGTCGGAGACG AGCCTGCCGTGCGGCGGGGAGCGCTCGGCCCTGTGCGCCGGCTGCGGCCGCAGGATCGCGGACCGTTATTACCTGCTCGCCGTGGACAAACAGTGGCACATGCGCTGCCTCAAGTGCTGCGAGTGCAAACTCAACCTGGAGTCCGAGCTCACCTGCTTCAGCAAGGACGGGAGCATCTACTGCAAAGAGGACTATTACAG AAGATTTTCGGTGCAGAGATGCGCTCGGTGCCACCTGGGGATCTCCGCGTCGGAGATGGTGATGCGCGCCCGGGACATGGTGTACCACCTGAGCTGCTTCACCTGCACCACCTGCAGCAAGATGCTCACCACCGGGGACCACTTCGGCATGAAGGACAGCCTGGTGTACTGCCGCCTGCACTTTGAGACTCTCATCCAGGGAGAATACCAGACACACTTTAACCACGCAGACGTGGTGTCGTCGCACAAGGGCCTGGGCCCGAACAACGCGCTCGGACTATCCTACTTTAACGGCGTGGGGACGGTACAGAAAGGCCGaccgaggaagaggaagagcccGGGTCCTGGGGCCGAGCTGGCCGCTTACAACGCAG CACTGAGCTGTAATGAGAATGATGGGGAATCGATGGAGCGGGACTCCCAGTACAGTTCCAGTCAGAAGACCAAGCGCATGCGGACGTCGTTTAAACACCACCAGCTCCGGACCATGAAGTCCTACTTCGCCATCAACCACAACCCCGACGCCAAGGACCTCAAGCAGCTCGCACAGAAGACCGGCCTCACCAAGCGGGTCCTGCAG gTTTGGTTCCAAAACGCTCGGGCCAAGTTTCGAAGGAACCTGCTCCGGCAGGAGAGCAGTGGGGTGGACAAGACGTCTGACGGCTCCACACTCCAAGGCGGGACGCCCTCAGGCCCGGCCTCGGAGATCTCCAACGCCTCCATGAGCCCGTCCAGCACCCCCACCACCCTAACGGACCTGACTAACCCCACCATGCCCACCGTCACCTCCGTACTCACCTCAGTGCCGGGCAGCATGGACGTCCACGAGTGCCGGAGCCCTTCACAGACCACACTGACCAGCCTCTTCTGA
- the lhx2b gene encoding LIM/homeobox protein Lhx2b isoform X2: protein MDILACRSEENSYNILPSAATMLFHGLPGGDVHGVVEEMDRRGKGESAAISSAIDMGESETSLPCGGERSALCAGCGRRIADRYYLLAVDKQWHMRCLKCCECKLNLESELTCFSKDGSIYCKEDYYRFSVQRCARCHLGISASEMVMRARDMVYHLSCFTCTTCSKMLTTGDHFGMKDSLVYCRLHFETLIQGEYQTHFNHADVVSSHKGLGPNNALGLSYFNGVGTVQKGRPRKRKSPGPGAELAAYNAALSCNENDGESMERDSQYSSSQKTKRMRTSFKHHQLRTMKSYFAINHNPDAKDLKQLAQKTGLTKRVLQVWFQNARAKFRRNLLRQESSGVDKTSDGSTLQGGTPSGPASEISNASMSPSSTPTTLTDLTNPTMPTVTSVLTSVPGSMDVHECRSPSQTTLTSLF, encoded by the exons CTGCGACGATGCTTTTCCATGGCCTCCCTGGAGGCGACGTGCACGGTGTGGTGGAGGAAATGGACCGGAGAGGAAAGGGCGAGTCAGCGGCCATCAGTTCAGCCATCGATATGGGAGAGTCGGAGACG AGCCTGCCGTGCGGCGGGGAGCGCTCGGCCCTGTGCGCCGGCTGCGGCCGCAGGATCGCGGACCGTTATTACCTGCTCGCCGTGGACAAACAGTGGCACATGCGCTGCCTCAAGTGCTGCGAGTGCAAACTCAACCTGGAGTCCGAGCTCACCTGCTTCAGCAAGGACGGGAGCATCTACTGCAAAGAGGACTATTACAG ATTTTCGGTGCAGAGATGCGCTCGGTGCCACCTGGGGATCTCCGCGTCGGAGATGGTGATGCGCGCCCGGGACATGGTGTACCACCTGAGCTGCTTCACCTGCACCACCTGCAGCAAGATGCTCACCACCGGGGACCACTTCGGCATGAAGGACAGCCTGGTGTACTGCCGCCTGCACTTTGAGACTCTCATCCAGGGAGAATACCAGACACACTTTAACCACGCAGACGTGGTGTCGTCGCACAAGGGCCTGGGCCCGAACAACGCGCTCGGACTATCCTACTTTAACGGCGTGGGGACGGTACAGAAAGGCCGaccgaggaagaggaagagcccGGGTCCTGGGGCCGAGCTGGCCGCTTACAACGCAG CACTGAGCTGTAATGAGAATGATGGGGAATCGATGGAGCGGGACTCCCAGTACAGTTCCAGTCAGAAGACCAAGCGCATGCGGACGTCGTTTAAACACCACCAGCTCCGGACCATGAAGTCCTACTTCGCCATCAACCACAACCCCGACGCCAAGGACCTCAAGCAGCTCGCACAGAAGACCGGCCTCACCAAGCGGGTCCTGCAG gTTTGGTTCCAAAACGCTCGGGCCAAGTTTCGAAGGAACCTGCTCCGGCAGGAGAGCAGTGGGGTGGACAAGACGTCTGACGGCTCCACACTCCAAGGCGGGACGCCCTCAGGCCCGGCCTCGGAGATCTCCAACGCCTCCATGAGCCCGTCCAGCACCCCCACCACCCTAACGGACCTGACTAACCCCACCATGCCCACCGTCACCTCCGTACTCACCTCAGTGCCGGGCAGCATGGACGTCCACGAGTGCCGGAGCCCTTCACAGACCACACTGACCAGCCTCTTCTGA